A single genomic interval of Mangifera indica cultivar Alphonso unplaced genomic scaffold, CATAS_Mindica_2.1 Un_0010, whole genome shotgun sequence harbors:
- the LOC123205608 gene encoding uncharacterized protein LOC123205608 has translation MGRGRGKGKKLTVSNHEDPGSGEEEKIPAQKRRGRPQKPLKDDIDEEEAEKIDEEDGENGKVRTVSNEIKSPTATENGKKRKRNSQVKDKSDSIKEENGIGTRSSTADSTKSNGFRHNGSRRKSKPRRAAEAVVECK, from the coding sequence ATGGGTAGAGGTagaggaaaaggaaagaagttgACTGTTAGCAATCATGAGGACCCAGGAAGTGGTGAGGAAGAGAAAATTCCGGCACAGAAAAGAAGGGGAAGGCCACAAAAACCACTAAAGGATGAtattgatgaagaagaagctgAGAAAATAGACGAGGAGGATGGTGAGAACGGAAAAGTTCGTACTGTGAGCAATGAAATAAAAAGTCCCACTGCAACAGAGAATGGAAAGAAGAGGAAGCGTAACTCACAAGTCAAAGACAAGTCAGATTCAATCAAAGAGGAAAATGGTATTGGAACCAGGTCGAGTACTGCTGACTCAACCAAGTCAAATGGATTTCGACATAATGGAAGCAGGAGGAAAAGCAAACCTCGTAGGGCTGCTGAAGCAGTTGTTGAATGCAAATAG